The Shewanella sp. MTB7 genome includes a window with the following:
- a CDS encoding DUF3427 domain-containing protein → MQTGIYEQLITKVINNKLDKDKFFISERNMDTTEQTLWLTRALVHVFHLAISESKNTKDSPLSQIELANELIYWLQERVDNLDLSNFTVAQPAKLLTAIFDKHDPVAAKLSSHIDKITPLTGLTQSELFCGSNQGISLESEIKREILSSNRICWIVSFIKWTGLRIFMDELRTFTRDNKHKLQIITTSYMGATDLKAVQWLAQLPNTEVKLSYNHNQERLHAKSYLFMRNSGFHTGYIGSSNLSRSALTNGLEWNLKITNQEIPHIIEKTFSTFETYWQQPEFEVFDGSEKASCKLRHSLSAGRGDKEHFNRIFFDLAPHQHQIEILERLDAERNIHGRNRNLIVAATGTGKTLISAFDFKRFYLENPTAKILFIAHREEILIQAIESFRAVLKQPNFGELWVGQHKPDSYKQLFSSIQSFNNQLDKINLSSDYYDFIVIDEVHHVSADSYRKIIHHFSPKILLGLTATPERHDGKNILDDFGGVIAAELRLPEAINLRHLCPFQYFGIDDNTDLRQVKWENGRYNPSELTQLYTQNDQRLQKILQNIEELITKPLEMRALAFCVNQDHARYMAEKFSLKGIPSAVLTSKNSSERHSVRQALQQGDINILCVVDIFNEGVDIPEIDTLLFLRPTESLTIFLQQLGRGLRHNDGKECVTVLDFVGNARAEYDFSQKFRALIGKTHTAISKEIEHGFPHLPLGCHIELQKKTKEIILENIKKAILNQKKLKTYISNFQHHTNQKLTLSNFLTFNTNIHLLDIYKNKPNKGGGWTRLLSDLKLIEKVNETPIAENYHKAISNSLMRCDARTYLVFIRSLAINNFMWIDSGDPIDQKMALMCHYDFWNCAGSKLDFNSLSESLAALAHPEYQSELIQVINYLLDTNDTQVQKIETDFPCPLQLNARYTREQIITGLGGSSFEKQAVSREGVFNLNDLNVELLFVTLQKSDQHFSPTTRYHDYAMSPTHFHWQTQNSSKPENGKGLTYIQHKEIGKRLMLWVRESNKDENGNTMGFVNLGWVNLIETNGSQPMNITWELHEPMPSYLWKDAAKLANS, encoded by the coding sequence ATGCAAACGGGTATTTATGAACAACTTATCACGAAAGTTATCAATAATAAGTTGGATAAAGATAAGTTCTTTATTTCAGAACGAAATATGGATACAACCGAGCAGACTCTTTGGTTAACTCGGGCATTAGTCCATGTTTTTCATCTTGCTATATCTGAATCAAAAAATACCAAAGACTCCCCATTATCCCAAATAGAACTAGCAAACGAGCTAATTTATTGGCTACAGGAAAGGGTAGATAATCTTGATTTATCTAACTTCACCGTAGCCCAACCAGCAAAGCTACTTACAGCCATTTTTGATAAACATGATCCGGTTGCAGCTAAACTATCCTCACACATAGATAAAATAACTCCCCTTACAGGCCTCACGCAGAGTGAATTATTCTGCGGTAGTAACCAAGGCATTTCACTAGAGAGTGAGATTAAGCGCGAAATACTATCTTCTAACAGAATCTGTTGGATCGTTTCATTTATCAAATGGACTGGTCTTAGAATTTTCATGGATGAACTTCGAACCTTTACCCGCGATAACAAACATAAACTTCAAATAATTACGACATCATATATGGGGGCTACAGACCTAAAAGCCGTTCAATGGCTGGCCCAGCTACCTAACACCGAAGTTAAATTAAGCTATAACCATAACCAAGAGCGTCTTCATGCAAAATCTTATCTATTCATGCGAAATTCAGGATTTCATACCGGTTACATAGGCTCGTCAAACCTCTCTCGTTCAGCCCTAACTAACGGCTTAGAGTGGAACTTAAAGATAACCAATCAAGAAATTCCACACATTATAGAAAAAACATTTAGTACATTTGAGACATACTGGCAGCAACCTGAATTTGAGGTATTTGATGGTTCAGAGAAAGCGAGTTGTAAACTAAGGCATTCGCTTAGTGCTGGCCGTGGTGATAAAGAACACTTTAATAGGATATTTTTCGATTTAGCGCCTCATCAGCATCAAATTGAAATTTTAGAAAGATTAGATGCAGAACGGAATATACATGGCAGAAATAGGAACTTGATAGTCGCCGCTACAGGTACCGGGAAAACCCTGATATCAGCTTTTGACTTCAAACGTTTTTATCTAGAAAATCCAACAGCAAAAATTCTATTTATTGCACATAGAGAAGAGATATTAATACAAGCAATCGAAAGCTTTAGAGCTGTACTGAAACAGCCCAACTTTGGCGAATTATGGGTCGGACAACATAAACCAGATTCATACAAACAGCTTTTCTCATCAATTCAAAGCTTTAATAATCAATTAGATAAAATAAACCTCAGTTCAGATTATTATGACTTTATTGTTATCGATGAAGTTCATCATGTATCTGCAGATAGCTACCGAAAAATCATTCATCACTTTTCTCCCAAGATACTATTGGGGCTTACCGCCACGCCAGAGCGTCATGACGGTAAAAATATATTAGACGATTTTGGGGGAGTAATAGCAGCTGAACTTAGATTACCTGAAGCTATAAATCTAAGACATTTATGTCCTTTCCAATATTTCGGCATAGATGATAATACCGATCTAAGGCAGGTAAAGTGGGAAAATGGCCGTTACAACCCAAGCGAGTTAACTCAACTCTATACCCAAAATGATCAGCGATTGCAGAAAATACTTCAAAATATAGAAGAGCTTATAACTAAGCCATTAGAAATGCGCGCATTAGCTTTTTGTGTCAACCAAGATCACGCTCGATATATGGCTGAAAAGTTTTCTCTTAAAGGAATACCAAGTGCTGTACTTACCAGTAAAAATTCTTCTGAAAGACATTCGGTAAGACAAGCTTTACAGCAAGGAGATATAAATATCCTCTGTGTTGTTGATATATTTAACGAAGGTGTCGATATCCCAGAAATAGATACCCTACTATTTTTAAGGCCAACAGAGAGTTTAACCATATTTTTGCAGCAACTAGGACGTGGCTTACGCCACAATGATGGCAAAGAATGTGTCACTGTGTTGGATTTTGTCGGTAATGCTAGAGCCGAGTACGATTTTTCTCAAAAATTCAGAGCATTAATAGGAAAAACACATACAGCCATAAGCAAAGAAATAGAACACGGCTTCCCGCACCTTCCACTTGGCTGTCATATTGAATTGCAGAAAAAAACCAAAGAAATAATCTTAGAAAATATTAAGAAAGCCATATTAAATCAGAAAAAGCTAAAGACATATATTTCGAATTTTCAACATCATACAAATCAAAAACTGACGTTGAGTAACTTTTTAACGTTCAATACTAATATTCACCTGCTTGATATTTATAAGAATAAGCCTAACAAAGGAGGGGGATGGACTCGTCTGTTAAGCGATCTAAAACTAATCGAAAAAGTAAACGAAACCCCAATTGCTGAAAATTATCACAAGGCTATTAGCAACAGTTTAATGAGATGTGATGCTCGAACTTATCTAGTTTTCATTCGCTCACTAGCCATAAATAACTTCATGTGGATTGATAGTGGAGATCCAATAGATCAGAAAATGGCTTTAATGTGCCACTATGACTTTTGGAACTGTGCTGGCAGCAAACTAGATTTTAACTCTTTATCAGAAAGCCTAGCTGCACTTGCTCATCCAGAATATCAAAGTGAGTTAATACAAGTTATCAACTATTTACTTGATACTAACGACACTCAAGTTCAGAAGATTGAAACTGACTTCCCTTGCCCACTACAGCTCAATGCACGTTACACTCGAGAGCAAATTATTACAGGGTTAGGTGGTTCAAGCTTCGAAAAACAAGCTGTTAGCCGTGAAGGAGTATTCAACTTAAATGATCTCAACGTAGAGCTCTTATTTGTCACATTACAAAAGTCAGATCAGCATTTTTCACCGACTACACGCTACCATGATTATGCGATGAGCCCTACGCACTTTCATTGGCAAACTCAAAACTCATCAAAACCTGAGAATGGTAAAGGGTTAACCTATATTCAGCATAAAGAGATAGGTAAAAGACTCATGTTATGGGTACGAGAATCCAATAAAGACGAAAATGGAAATACGATGGGATTCGTGAACTTAGGTTGGGTTAATTTAATTGAAACTAACGGCTCTCAACCTATGAATATAACCTGGGAATTACATGAACCTATGCCCAGTTATTTATGGAAAGATGCTGCAAAATTAGCAAATAGTTAA
- a CDS encoding Fic family protein has translation MWIWQQADWPDFSWDSRKIAPLLRQVNFNQGLLTGKLNREPSTQITLDTLLANIIHSSAIEGEKLNAFSVRSSLANKLGVSDEKPFPTTAQTDGLAEMMLDALQNWQSELTLARILGWHNLLFPEGYTLFNPVQGGTLRGDAPMQVVSGRIDKPKVHFEAPPRVILDSELEQFILWFNSSRHDTDLDPLIRAAITHLWFVTLHPLDDGNGRITRLLTDLALAQAENNSIRFYAMSVSILERRQAYYEMLEISQKGELDITSWLVWFLDTLNASLQKSLDDIAQTISKTNYWQRVDQTLLSAEQIKVLNRLLDASPEHEFELGISSSQYQKVAKVSRATATRHLAQLVEQRCLVKADAGGRSTRYLLLTS, from the coding sequence ATGTGGATTTGGCAACAAGCAGATTGGCCTGATTTTAGTTGGGACAGTCGTAAAATAGCACCGTTACTGCGTCAAGTTAATTTCAATCAAGGTCTACTTACTGGCAAGTTAAATAGAGAGCCATCGACTCAAATCACACTCGATACGCTTTTAGCCAACATCATACATTCGAGCGCTATTGAGGGTGAGAAACTCAATGCTTTTTCGGTACGTTCATCTTTGGCAAACAAGCTTGGTGTTAGTGATGAGAAACCATTTCCCACCACAGCCCAAACTGATGGTTTAGCCGAGATGATGCTTGATGCGCTGCAAAACTGGCAATCAGAGTTAACCTTAGCTCGTATACTGGGTTGGCATAATCTATTATTCCCTGAAGGCTACACTCTGTTTAATCCCGTCCAAGGTGGCACATTGCGGGGGGATGCACCTATGCAAGTGGTATCAGGTCGCATAGACAAACCCAAAGTACACTTTGAGGCGCCTCCTCGTGTAATACTAGATAGTGAACTTGAGCAATTTATTCTCTGGTTTAATAGCTCACGCCACGACACTGATCTTGATCCACTGATCCGCGCGGCGATCACTCACTTATGGTTTGTAACCTTACATCCGCTCGATGATGGTAATGGCCGTATTACTCGACTACTCACTGACTTAGCGCTAGCCCAAGCTGAAAACAATTCAATACGCTTCTATGCAATGTCGGTAAGTATTCTTGAACGTCGCCAAGCCTATTATGAAATGCTGGAAATAAGTCAAAAAGGCGAGCTTGATATCACCTCTTGGCTTGTCTGGTTCTTAGATACACTCAACGCCAGTTTGCAAAAATCTTTAGATGATATAGCGCAAACCATTTCTAAAACAAACTACTGGCAACGAGTTGATCAAACACTACTCAGTGCTGAACAGATCAAAGTCCTTAACCGACTTTTAGACGCCAGCCCTGAGCATGAGTTTGAACTTGGGATCAGCAGTAGCCAATACCAAAAAGTAGCCAAGGTAAGTCGCGCAACGGCAACCCGTCATCTGGCACAACTGGTTGAGCAAAGGTGTTTAGTTAAGGCAGATGCTGGTGGTAGAAGTACTCGATACTTGTTACTTACCAGTTAG
- a CDS encoding DUF417 family protein, with protein sequence MKTTNFGYVFGVLGVSLLLLWLGVYKFTLTEAKLIEPLIVNHPLLSWVYQVFSVQTVSNLIGSVEIIVGLGLLVGLKKSWVGLVSGLAAVGIFVVTLSFILTTPDTWKVSDGVLITSFFLLKDWVFLAVAIMVVETNRGILKRYSGDQ encoded by the coding sequence ATGAAAACAACAAATTTTGGCTATGTGTTTGGCGTGCTAGGTGTATCTTTGCTGTTGCTATGGTTAGGGGTTTATAAGTTCACTCTTACTGAGGCTAAATTGATTGAACCCTTGATAGTGAATCATCCTTTGTTAAGTTGGGTCTATCAGGTTTTTTCTGTGCAAACGGTATCAAATCTTATTGGTTCGGTTGAGATTATTGTTGGCCTCGGACTCTTAGTTGGATTAAAAAAATCTTGGGTTGGTTTGGTGTCTGGACTCGCTGCAGTGGGTATTTTTGTGGTCACTCTCAGCTTTATACTGACGACACCGGATACGTGGAAGGTATCAGATGGGGTACTGATCACCAGTTTCTTCTTGCTTAAAGACTGGGTGTTTCTCGCCGTGGCAATTATGGTGGTTGAAACCAACCGAGGAATTTTAAAGCGATATTCAGGCGATCAATAA
- a CDS encoding catalase family peroxidase has product MHINRLSLLIKICLLTGLSVLASPLLAADKTISELVDAVNGTPDTASREAGKKIKLRNHAKGFCTSGTFIPNPKLLQTLAIPFFEQPEIAVTARFSLGGTSLLASDKGAGRFMSLKIDGDKESLNFVTTNSPVFFASDLEEFFNFQTKVKQGAEGKQWLMDHQPNAKAFFDYSKTLPSSVSFANSRYFGVNSFLFTANNDEIMPGRWIFEPVDGVSNFSPTEREKLPDDFLQTELLTRIKQQPAAWDLYIKLALPSDEVNDPTVLWPDTRQRLLVGQVLIDGSRDNETATMECDKGIFNPVLLPKGITPSADPILNARTPAYIESFIRRL; this is encoded by the coding sequence ATGCATATAAATAGACTCTCTTTGCTCATTAAAATTTGTTTATTGACGGGATTATCAGTGCTAGCGTCACCTCTACTTGCTGCTGATAAGACCATTTCAGAGTTGGTAGATGCCGTTAATGGCACACCTGATACCGCCAGTCGTGAAGCGGGTAAAAAAATAAAATTACGTAATCATGCTAAAGGATTTTGTACCTCAGGCACTTTTATTCCTAACCCTAAATTGCTGCAAACTTTGGCAATTCCCTTTTTTGAGCAGCCAGAAATAGCAGTGACGGCTCGTTTTTCACTTGGTGGCACTAGTCTATTGGCATCGGATAAGGGCGCGGGTCGTTTTATGTCGCTTAAGATTGATGGTGATAAAGAAAGCCTTAACTTTGTTACTACTAATTCTCCCGTCTTTTTTGCCAGTGATTTGGAAGAGTTTTTTAACTTTCAAACGAAAGTGAAGCAGGGCGCTGAAGGTAAACAGTGGCTTATGGATCATCAACCTAATGCCAAGGCTTTTTTTGACTACAGCAAGACATTGCCATCGAGTGTTAGTTTTGCCAATAGTCGTTACTTTGGGGTTAATAGCTTTCTGTTCACTGCTAATAATGACGAAATTATGCCAGGTCGTTGGATTTTTGAGCCCGTTGACGGTGTTAGTAACTTTAGTCCAACAGAGCGTGAGAAATTGCCTGATGATTTTTTACAAACAGAGCTGTTAACTCGTATTAAACAACAACCCGCTGCGTGGGATCTCTATATTAAATTGGCACTCCCCAGTGATGAGGTTAACGACCCAACCGTGTTGTGGCCTGATACTCGCCAACGTTTATTGGTAGGGCAAGTGCTGATTGACGGGAGTCGAGATAATGAAACCGCAACAATGGAGTGTGATAAGGGCATTTTTAACCCCGTATTATTGCCCAAAGGTATTACTCCTTCTGCTGATCCCATCTTAAATGCTCGTACCCCCGCATATATAGAATCATTTATTCGACGTCTATAG
- a CDS encoding sulfotransferase, whose amino-acid sequence MTIITKLKSTINPPANPTSNPKKMTKAFIIGLPRSGTTSVSVALLEQGFKVAHQAFTKQAFELADVVSDAPCFSDYKQLAVLYPQAKFIYLDRVVESWVPSMQMLLSRMLPHLDMKTGRFHPVLKRSFKHCFGVGEVSEPMDTQHLINCYQTHKKAVFDYFCSFGSDPDRFISIDISEVGSLSRLINFLDADKDIHFPNSNAQLSYSHLNSLNLSSLHLNFPHLNKGRNVASWDEYKHANKINSNVSGPEKRKFFDYKLV is encoded by the coding sequence ATGACTATCATCACCAAATTAAAATCAACAATTAACCCACCAGCAAACCCAACATCTAACCCCAAAAAGATGACCAAGGCCTTCATCATAGGCCTACCCCGATCTGGTACAACAAGCGTCAGCGTGGCACTGCTTGAGCAAGGTTTTAAAGTGGCACATCAAGCGTTTACCAAGCAGGCATTTGAGTTGGCCGATGTGGTATCAGATGCCCCTTGTTTTAGTGATTACAAACAGTTAGCAGTTTTATATCCTCAAGCTAAGTTTATCTATCTGGATCGTGTTGTTGAGTCTTGGGTACCGTCGATGCAGATGTTGTTAAGTCGAATGTTACCCCATTTGGATATGAAAACCGGACGGTTTCACCCTGTATTAAAGCGCAGCTTTAAGCACTGTTTTGGGGTGGGTGAAGTGAGCGAGCCTATGGATACTCAACACCTAATTAATTGTTATCAAACTCATAAAAAAGCGGTGTTTGATTATTTCTGCTCTTTTGGAAGTGATCCGGATCGCTTTATTAGTATTGATATCAGTGAAGTGGGCAGTTTATCTAGGTTAATTAACTTCTTAGATGCCGATAAAGATATTCATTTTCCAAATTCGAATGCTCAGCTAAGCTACTCACACTTAAACTCTTTAAACCTGAGCTCTCTACATCTAAATTTTCCACACCTAAATAAGGGCAGAAATGTTGCCAGCTGGGATGAGTATAAACATGCTAATAAGATCAACAGTAATGTATCTGGGCCGGAGAAGCGTAAGTTTTTCGATTACAAATTAGTTTAG
- a CDS encoding helicase-related protein: MMSLPIDALYDEFVLAIKNNHLVVESDTGSGKSTRLPLWCAESDSDGLNGGKPKRVLVVEPRRVACLALAGFVGAQTELDVGYAIRFDSTVTDMTQIAFVTPGIALRWLSMGRGQDGQVDEKAGLACFDIVIIDEFHERRWDTDLLLAMLKDKAAQQDNFRLILTSATIDGERLTTYLGQNSGVSAQRLQAQGRRFHVELRYEAAESHHLPDVRGVEQRVKKVVAGLLAETKGDILVFLPGKGEIQSCLQACEGLTRGSSASGEVVDLLVLHGGISASEQKAILDPAKGQRVIFATNIAETSLTIPGVTAVVDSGLERRTHQRNGRTVLSLARISKASSDQRMGRAGRTQQGICVRLWGMGAPLEMVTPPELQREELVEPMLAAAANDFRLRELSFVDRIPAKALEIAETKLCAMGAIDHLGKITAHGYKLLPLPIDTQFAHLISAMPNDECRGLMVDLAAGLSVSQRLFVMPSSDSDLKDLNEWEPLGCDALTLIKLIREKPPEFMLINQSARKEALLLSRQIRSSLGLIALDKDFSLQAGRFNLRQHWLLEVIKALPELAFIRREKRISALGNGYSEVQIGRDSRFCCELKDSQGKESAVVAVVFDQHSIAGKGSKQTLNLASCMAPISLSTLLEADLGVERLTEKREQGINHRVLVETVYAGRVIGTHLKEVEGEQAIEAIVRSISVGRTFKGLADRINNDISAWNIWVALGLSECDKPALEFTSYLSDKLSELGVESFDDLALIEADDLLFEGIPDWQRAEFDAMYPIKLALAQLKVTVEYLPRRKLVTLVYASGLRKTGPQRWELPRWLGWKIQYRKASRVIDVK, translated from the coding sequence ATGATGTCACTGCCCATTGATGCTCTCTATGATGAGTTTGTATTAGCGATTAAAAACAATCATTTGGTAGTCGAGTCTGATACTGGATCCGGTAAATCCACCCGCTTGCCACTTTGGTGTGCCGAGTCTGATAGTGATGGTTTAAATGGTGGTAAACCTAAACGTGTATTGGTGGTAGAACCAAGGCGAGTGGCGTGTTTGGCTTTGGCGGGGTTCGTAGGTGCCCAAACAGAGCTTGACGTCGGTTATGCCATACGTTTTGATTCGACAGTTACCGATATGACTCAGATAGCGTTTGTTACGCCAGGTATTGCCCTGCGTTGGCTCTCTATGGGGAGAGGACAAGATGGCCAAGTCGATGAAAAAGCAGGATTAGCCTGTTTCGATATCGTGATCATTGATGAGTTCCATGAACGCCGTTGGGATACGGATCTGCTATTGGCCATGCTTAAGGATAAAGCGGCACAGCAGGATAACTTCAGATTAATACTGACCTCGGCGACGATAGATGGTGAGCGGTTAACGACTTATTTGGGACAGAATTCCGGCGTTAGTGCCCAAAGATTGCAGGCTCAAGGGAGAAGGTTCCACGTGGAACTTAGATATGAGGCTGCGGAAAGTCATCATCTACCCGATGTTCGTGGTGTGGAGCAGAGAGTAAAAAAGGTGGTTGCTGGGCTTTTGGCTGAAACTAAAGGAGATATATTGGTTTTCCTCCCCGGAAAAGGTGAAATTCAATCATGTTTGCAGGCATGTGAGGGCTTGACGAGAGGGAGTTCTGCTTCGGGAGAGGTGGTGGACTTGTTGGTATTGCATGGCGGCATTTCAGCCTCTGAACAGAAGGCGATACTTGATCCGGCGAAGGGACAAAGGGTCATTTTCGCCACCAATATTGCTGAGACTTCACTGACGATTCCTGGGGTCACTGCTGTGGTGGATTCGGGGTTAGAGCGTCGAACTCACCAGAGGAATGGCCGAACGGTATTGTCACTGGCTCGTATCTCTAAAGCCAGCAGTGATCAACGAATGGGGCGTGCGGGTCGTACTCAGCAAGGAATATGTGTGCGTCTATGGGGAATGGGGGCGCCATTAGAGATGGTCACACCTCCCGAGTTGCAGCGTGAAGAGTTGGTGGAACCTATGTTAGCCGCTGCTGCTAATGATTTTAGACTAAGGGAGTTAAGTTTTGTCGACCGGATCCCTGCTAAAGCCTTAGAAATAGCTGAAACTAAGTTGTGCGCTATGGGGGCGATTGATCACCTGGGGAAAATTACTGCCCACGGTTACAAGTTACTGCCTTTACCCATTGATACCCAATTTGCTCACTTGATCAGTGCGATGCCCAATGATGAGTGTCGTGGTCTGATGGTTGATCTTGCCGCGGGGTTAAGTGTGTCCCAGCGTCTATTTGTCATGCCAAGTTCAGACTCTGATCTCAAAGACCTAAATGAGTGGGAGCCGCTTGGGTGTGACGCTTTGACCTTGATTAAGTTGATCCGTGAAAAACCTCCTGAGTTTATGCTGATAAATCAGAGTGCCCGCAAAGAAGCGCTATTATTGTCGCGCCAGATACGCTCCTCCCTTGGTTTGATTGCACTGGATAAAGATTTCAGCTTGCAAGCTGGTAGGTTCAATTTACGACAGCACTGGTTACTCGAGGTGATAAAGGCGTTACCTGAGTTGGCATTTATACGCCGTGAGAAACGTATTTCAGCTTTGGGTAATGGATACAGTGAAGTGCAGATTGGCCGTGATAGTCGTTTCTGTTGTGAGCTTAAAGATAGTCAGGGCAAGGAGAGTGCTGTTGTTGCTGTGGTGTTCGATCAGCATTCGATAGCGGGTAAGGGTAGCAAGCAGACATTGAATCTGGCCAGTTGTATGGCACCTATTTCGCTTAGTACCTTGTTGGAGGCTGACTTAGGTGTGGAGCGTTTAACTGAGAAGCGTGAACAGGGAATAAATCATCGTGTATTAGTTGAAACTGTTTATGCGGGGAGAGTCATTGGTACCCATCTAAAGGAGGTTGAGGGAGAGCAAGCTATCGAGGCGATAGTGCGCAGTATCTCTGTTGGCCGGACATTTAAGGGGCTTGCTGATCGTATTAATAATGATATTTCAGCCTGGAATATTTGGGTCGCTTTAGGTCTGTCTGAGTGCGATAAGCCTGCCTTAGAGTTCACTTCATATCTGAGTGATAAGCTATCTGAACTTGGGGTTGAGAGTTTCGATGATCTTGCACTTATTGAGGCAGACGATCTTCTGTTTGAAGGGATTCCTGATTGGCAGCGTGCCGAGTTTGATGCGATGTATCCCATTAAGTTGGCGTTGGCTCAGTTAAAGGTGACGGTGGAGTATTTGCCAAGACGTAAACTAGTGACTTTGGTGTATGCCAGTGGCTTGAGAAAAACGGGGCCGCAACGTTGGGAGTTGCCTCGTTGGCTTGGCTGGAAAATTCAGTACCGTAAAGCGAGTCGGGTGATAGATGTAAAATGA
- the mnmE gene encoding tRNA uridine-5-carboxymethylaminomethyl(34) synthesis GTPase MnmE translates to MTTDTIVAQATAPGRGGVGIIRISGDKASDVAMAVLGHLPKTRYADYCDFKDANDVVIDQGIALYFQGPNSFTGEDVLELQGHGGQIVLDMLIKRVMEVEGLRIARPGEFSEQAFMNDKMDLTQAEAIADLIDATSEQAAKSALNSLQGEFSLQIHELVEQVTNLRLYVEAAIDFPDEEVDFLSDGKIAGSLNRIITKLDTVQASAKQGSIIREGMKVVIAGRPNAGKSSLLNALAGKESAIVTEIAGTTRDVLREHIHLDGMPLHIIDTAGLRDTTDAVEMIGIERAWAEIETADQVLFMVDGTTTDAIDPHEIWPDFIDRLPKNLGITVIRNKADITGEDLALTQDHGHNVFRISAKTGLGVDALQQHLKSLMGYQSNMEGGFIARRRHLEALDLASSHLLIGKEQLEVYLAGELLAEELRMAQMALSEITGKFTSDDLLGKIFSSFCIGK, encoded by the coding sequence ATGACAACAGATACTATCGTGGCACAGGCAACCGCTCCAGGGCGTGGCGGTGTAGGTATCATTCGTATCTCTGGCGACAAGGCCAGCGATGTCGCTATGGCGGTACTTGGCCACCTTCCCAAGACACGCTATGCCGATTACTGTGATTTTAAAGACGCCAACGACGTGGTGATCGATCAAGGTATCGCACTCTATTTTCAAGGCCCCAACTCCTTCACCGGAGAAGATGTTCTCGAACTTCAGGGTCATGGTGGCCAGATAGTGCTCGATATGTTGATCAAGCGTGTAATGGAAGTTGAAGGACTACGTATCGCTAGACCCGGCGAGTTCAGCGAACAAGCCTTTATGAACGACAAGATGGATCTCACCCAAGCAGAAGCCATTGCTGATCTCATCGATGCCACCAGTGAACAAGCAGCTAAGAGCGCCTTAAACTCGCTACAGGGAGAGTTCTCACTACAGATACATGAACTGGTAGAGCAAGTGACTAATTTGCGCCTGTACGTCGAAGCGGCTATCGATTTTCCCGACGAAGAGGTCGACTTCCTATCTGATGGTAAGATCGCTGGTTCACTCAATCGAATCATCACTAAACTCGACACAGTTCAAGCCAGTGCTAAGCAAGGTTCTATCATTCGTGAAGGGATGAAGGTCGTCATTGCCGGTCGTCCTAATGCGGGGAAATCTAGTCTACTTAACGCATTAGCCGGTAAAGAATCAGCCATAGTAACCGAAATAGCCGGTACCACCCGTGATGTACTGCGTGAACATATCCACTTAGATGGCATGCCGCTGCACATTATCGATACTGCAGGTCTGCGTGACACCACTGATGCTGTGGAAATGATCGGTATTGAACGCGCCTGGGCCGAGATAGAAACCGCCGATCAGGTACTCTTTATGGTTGACGGTACCACCACCGACGCCATTGACCCACACGAGATCTGGCCCGACTTTATTGACCGTCTACCAAAAAACTTAGGTATCACAGTTATACGTAATAAAGCGGATATCACAGGTGAAGATTTAGCACTTACCCAAGATCATGGTCACAATGTGTTTCGTATTTCAGCCAAAACAGGCTTAGGTGTTGATGCGCTACAACAGCACCTTAAATCGCTCATGGGCTATCAGAGCAATATGGAAGGTGGCTTTATCGCACGACGTCGCCATTTAGAGGCCTTAGATCTTGCCAGCAGCCATCTTCTGATAGGCAAAGAGCAACTCGAAGTCTATTTAGCAGGTGAACTACTCGCCGAAGAGCTCAGAATGGCTCAAATGGCATTATCAGAAATTACAGGTAAGTTCACTTCCGACGATCTTCTTGGAAAAATATTTAGCAGTTTCTGTATTGGCAAGTAA